One region of Vibrio cidicii genomic DNA includes:
- a CDS encoding ATP-binding cassette domain-containing protein: MPNIHAHQLSFQLNSGEWLFHSLDLHLPAGKTGLVGRNGIGKSVLLQLLIGKLTATTGHVHVGATIGYFEQNSQEQERDATIATYLGMAETACGFSRH, encoded by the coding sequence ATGCCCAATATTCATGCTCATCAGTTGAGCTTTCAATTAAATAGTGGTGAGTGGTTATTCCATTCGCTGGATCTTCATTTACCCGCTGGAAAAACGGGTTTAGTCGGGCGCAATGGCATCGGAAAATCTGTCTTGCTACAACTACTCATCGGCAAACTCACTGCAACAACAGGCCATGTTCACGTTGGTGCAACGATAGGCTATTTCGAGCAAAATTCTCAAGAGCAAGAACGTGATGCAACGATTGCGACCTACTTAGGCATGGCAGAAACCGCTTGCGGCTTTTCGCGCCATTGA